The Sphingosinithalassobacter sp. CS137 genome includes a region encoding these proteins:
- a CDS encoding glycosyltransferase, which translates to MRIVYFTHSLRSCWNHGNAHFLRGVLRELIAAGHEVRAFEPEANWSLAHLLEDHGASGLDAFRRAYPDLASIPYASGDPIEPMVEGADLVIVHEWNEPALVARLGRLRARGGRFLLLFHDTHHRAVSAPEEMRSYELDAYDGVLAFGETLSEVYRDWGWRDRVWTWHEAADTRHFHLPAEPQDREGLVWIGNWGDGERTEELERFLFRPARDAGLPLDVHGVRYPDSAKATLRVFGARYHGWAPNAEVPRLFARHLATVHVPRRYYTTILPGIPTIRVFEALACGIPLVSAPWDDSEHLFRPGEDYLVAADESAMRRHLVALRDDPALRQSLAAKGLETIRARHTCAHRADELLAIAASLRAQPAEHCA; encoded by the coding sequence GTGAGGATCGTCTACTTCACGCACTCCTTGCGCAGCTGCTGGAACCACGGAAACGCACATTTTCTGCGCGGCGTGCTCCGCGAGTTGATCGCAGCCGGGCACGAGGTCCGTGCATTCGAGCCCGAGGCGAACTGGAGCCTCGCGCATCTGCTCGAGGATCATGGCGCGTCCGGACTCGATGCGTTTCGTCGTGCCTATCCCGATCTCGCGTCGATCCCCTATGCCTCCGGCGATCCGATCGAGCCCATGGTCGAGGGCGCCGATCTGGTGATCGTCCATGAATGGAACGAGCCGGCGCTGGTCGCCCGGCTCGGCCGACTGCGCGCGCGCGGCGGCCGCTTCCTCCTGCTGTTCCACGACACGCATCATCGCGCGGTGAGCGCGCCGGAGGAAATGCGCAGTTACGAGCTCGACGCCTATGACGGCGTGCTGGCGTTCGGCGAGACCCTCTCCGAAGTCTATCGCGACTGGGGTTGGCGCGACCGGGTATGGACTTGGCATGAAGCGGCCGACACCCGCCACTTCCACCTCCCCGCCGAGCCGCAGGATCGCGAGGGGCTGGTATGGATCGGCAACTGGGGCGACGGCGAACGGACCGAAGAGCTGGAACGCTTCCTCTTCCGCCCCGCCCGCGACGCCGGGCTTCCGCTCGACGTCCATGGGGTTCGCTATCCCGACAGCGCGAAGGCGACGCTGCGAGTCTTCGGCGCGCGCTACCATGGATGGGCACCGAACGCCGAAGTGCCGCGCCTGTTCGCGCGGCATCTGGCAACGGTGCACGTGCCGCGCCGATATTACACCACCATCCTGCCCGGCATTCCCACGATCCGCGTGTTCGAGGCACTCGCCTGCGGCATCCCGCTCGTCTCGGCGCCCTGGGACGACAGCGAGCATCTCTTCCGCCCCGGCGAGGATTATCTGGTGGCGGCCGACGAAAGCGCGATGCGGCGCCATCTCGTCGCGCTGCGCGACGATCCTGCGCTGCGGCAATCCCTTGCCGCCAAGGGGCTCGAGACCATTCGCGCCCGCCACACATGCGCGCACCGCGCCGACGAGCTGCTCGCCATCGCCGCGAGCCTGCGCGCCCAGCCTGCGGAGCATTGCGCATGA
- a CDS encoding glycosyltransferase, with protein MNLVVLGLSLSSSWGNGHATTFRALLKAFAARGHDILFLERDVPWYRDHRDLPDPSFCQLRYYDDLHDLARWRSRIAAADAVIVGSYVPEGVAVARLVQDWAQGPVAFYDIDTPVTLAKLARGDFEYLSPEVIPDYDVYLSFTGGPTLDRIERDYGSPAARPLYCSVDPEAYPPLDVPKRWDLSYLGTYSPDRQPTLEKLLIEPARRCPERRFAVAGPQYPEDIDWPENVERIDHLPPADHPEFYGASRFTLNVTRADMIAAGWSPSVRIFEASACGVPILSDHWEGIETLLEPGSELLLAAGADDVLAALARDAREIGGKARERVLAEHSAAHRAAELEHHLGDAGRKSTFAGAAAATA; from the coding sequence ATGAACCTCGTCGTACTCGGCCTCTCGCTCAGCTCGTCCTGGGGCAATGGTCATGCCACGACCTTCCGCGCGCTGCTGAAGGCATTCGCGGCACGCGGACACGACATCCTGTTTCTGGAGAGGGATGTTCCCTGGTATCGCGACCACCGCGACCTGCCGGACCCGAGCTTCTGTCAGCTCCGCTATTATGACGATCTCCACGATCTCGCCCGCTGGAGGAGTCGGATTGCCGCCGCCGACGCCGTCATCGTCGGTTCCTATGTTCCCGAAGGCGTTGCGGTCGCCCGGCTGGTGCAGGACTGGGCGCAAGGCCCGGTCGCCTTCTACGACATCGATACGCCGGTGACGCTGGCGAAGCTCGCGCGCGGCGACTTCGAATATCTCTCGCCCGAGGTGATCCCCGACTACGACGTCTATCTTTCGTTCACCGGCGGGCCGACGCTCGATCGGATCGAACGCGACTATGGTTCGCCGGCCGCACGGCCGCTCTACTGTTCGGTCGATCCCGAAGCCTATCCGCCGCTCGATGTGCCCAAGCGCTGGGATCTCTCCTATCTCGGCACCTACAGCCCCGATCGGCAGCCCACGCTCGAGAAGCTGCTGATCGAACCGGCGCGACGCTGCCCCGAGCGGCGCTTCGCGGTCGCGGGACCGCAGTATCCCGAAGACATCGACTGGCCGGAGAACGTCGAGCGGATCGATCATCTGCCGCCTGCCGACCACCCTGAATTCTACGGCGCGTCGCGCTTCACGCTGAACGTGACGCGCGCCGACATGATCGCCGCCGGCTGGTCGCCTTCGGTGCGCATCTTCGAAGCCTCGGCGTGCGGAGTGCCGATCCTCTCGGATCACTGGGAAGGCATCGAGACGCTGCTGGAGCCGGGGAGCGAATTGCTGCTCGCCGCCGGAGCGGACGACGTGCTCGCCGCGCTCGCACGCGACGCGCGCGAAATCGGCGGGAAGGCGCGTGAGCGCGTGCTGGCGGAGCATAGCGCGGCCCATCG
- a CDS encoding glycosyltransferase, with protein sequence MKIAFYGSSLLSSYWNGAATYYRGMLKALAAHGHDIHFYEPDAFDRQAHRDIEPPDYAAVTVYPADEDGLRSVLADAAHADVVVKASGVGVFDTELLQGVLRHARPDATRIYWDVDAAATLDEIRSAPDHPLRNALPDYDLVLTYGGGAPVVDAYTGFGARACVPIYNALDPETHHPVPQDSRFEADLAFLANRLPDREARVEEFFLRAAAALPDRTFLIGGNGWHDKTMPGNVRPIGHVGTRDHNAFNCTPTAVLNVARDSMANIGFSPATRVFEAAGAAACLITDAWEGIEQFLVPDEEVLVARDGQDVADHIAALTPERAEAIGQAALRRVLAEHTYALRGEQLDSILKAERAKAREAV encoded by the coding sequence ATGAAAATCGCCTTCTACGGATCGAGCCTGTTGTCGAGCTACTGGAACGGAGCGGCGACCTATTATCGCGGGATGCTGAAGGCGCTCGCGGCGCACGGCCACGACATCCACTTCTACGAGCCCGACGCGTTCGACCGCCAGGCGCACCGCGACATCGAGCCGCCGGACTATGCCGCCGTAACGGTCTATCCGGCGGACGAGGACGGGCTTCGGTCAGTGCTGGCGGACGCCGCCCACGCCGATGTGGTCGTGAAGGCGAGCGGCGTCGGCGTGTTCGACACCGAGCTGCTGCAAGGCGTGCTGCGCCATGCCCGGCCCGACGCGACACGCATCTATTGGGACGTCGATGCCGCGGCCACGCTCGACGAGATTCGCAGTGCGCCCGATCACCCATTGCGAAACGCGCTGCCCGATTATGATCTGGTGCTCACCTATGGCGGCGGCGCGCCCGTCGTCGACGCCTATACCGGCTTCGGTGCCCGCGCCTGCGTGCCGATCTACAATGCGCTCGACCCGGAGACGCATCATCCGGTCCCACAGGATTCGCGCTTCGAGGCTGATCTCGCATTCCTCGCCAACCGGCTGCCCGACCGCGAGGCGCGTGTGGAGGAGTTCTTCCTGCGTGCCGCCGCCGCGCTGCCCGATCGCACTTTCCTGATCGGCGGCAACGGCTGGCACGACAAGACCATGCCCGGCAATGTCCGCCCGATCGGCCATGTCGGCACGCGCGACCACAATGCGTTCAACTGCACCCCCACGGCCGTGCTGAATGTTGCGCGCGATTCGATGGCGAACATCGGCTTTTCGCCTGCGACGCGCGTGTTCGAAGCCGCGGGCGCGGCCGCCTGTCTCATCACCGACGCCTGGGAGGGGATCGAGCAGTTCCTGGTACCCGACGAGGAAGTGCTGGTCGCCCGCGACGGGCAGGACGTCGCCGATCACATCGCAGCGCTCACGCCGGAACGCGCCGAGGCTATTGGGCAGGCAGCGCTGCGGCGCGTGCTCGCCGAACACACCTACGCCCTGCGCGGCGAACAGCTCGACTCGATCCTCAAGGCCGAGCGCGCCAAGGCGCGGGAGGCGGTGTGA